The following are from one region of the Blastocatellia bacterium genome:
- the accC gene encoding acetyl-CoA carboxylase biotin carboxylase subunit has translation MFKKILIANRGEIAMRVIWACKELGIPTVAVYSEADRDALHVRFADAAICIGPAPSAKSYLNIPAIISAAEIANVDAIHPGYGFLAENAYFAEVCEACNIKFIGPRPETIKLMGDKAQARAAMKAAGMPITPGYDGIIEEEEEAIRIAASIGYPVIIKASAGGGGRGMRIVRNPSELLTALPAARHEAEVAFNNPAVYIEKYIEVARHIEIQVMGDTLGNVVHLGERECSIQRRHQKLIEESPSPALTPALRQAMGEAAVQACREIGYVNAGTIEFLLDENLNYYFMEMNTRIQVEHPVTEFVTNTDLVREQILIAAGYPLEFEQDEIGFSGHSIECRINAESPTTYAPSPGLITTLNLPGGPGVRIDTAAYPGWFVPPHYDSLIAKLIVHHRTRDMAIARMRRALEAFIVEGIETSIPLDQRILADADFQAGKMSTKFMERFIPARAAKKSEQKASAGE, from the coding sequence ATGTTTAAAAAAATTCTCATCGCCAATCGCGGAGAGATTGCCATGCGCGTCATCTGGGCGTGCAAGGAGCTTGGCATTCCGACGGTTGCGGTGTATTCGGAAGCTGACCGCGACGCGCTGCACGTGCGCTTCGCCGACGCCGCCATTTGCATTGGGCCGGCGCCTTCGGCGAAGAGCTACCTGAATATTCCCGCCATCATTTCCGCCGCCGAGATCGCCAACGTTGACGCCATCCATCCGGGCTATGGCTTTCTCGCCGAGAACGCTTACTTTGCCGAAGTCTGCGAAGCCTGCAACATTAAATTCATCGGCCCGCGCCCCGAAACGATCAAGCTGATGGGCGACAAAGCGCAGGCGCGGGCGGCGATGAAGGCTGCCGGCATGCCGATCACGCCCGGCTACGATGGCATTATCGAAGAAGAAGAGGAAGCAATCCGCATTGCCGCAAGTATCGGTTACCCGGTGATCATCAAAGCATCCGCCGGCGGCGGCGGTCGCGGTATGCGCATCGTCCGCAATCCCTCTGAGCTGCTGACGGCGCTGCCTGCGGCGCGTCACGAGGCGGAAGTCGCTTTTAACAATCCCGCGGTCTACATCGAAAAATATATCGAGGTCGCGCGCCACATCGAGATTCAGGTCATGGGCGACACGCTCGGCAACGTGGTGCATCTTGGCGAGCGTGAATGCTCGATCCAGCGCCGTCACCAGAAGCTGATCGAAGAATCGCCGTCGCCGGCGCTGACCCCTGCGCTCAGGCAGGCGATGGGCGAAGCGGCGGTGCAGGCGTGTCGCGAAATCGGCTACGTTAACGCCGGCACCATTGAGTTCTTGCTCGACGAGAACCTGAATTATTACTTCATGGAGATGAACACGCGCATACAGGTCGAGCATCCGGTGACCGAGTTTGTGACCAACACCGATCTGGTGCGCGAGCAGATACTGATCGCTGCCGGCTACCCGCTGGAGTTCGAGCAGGACGAGATTGGCTTTAGCGGCCATTCCATCGAGTGCCGTATCAACGCCGAATCGCCGACCACCTATGCGCCGTCGCCGGGGTTGATTACGACGCTGAACCTGCCGGGTGGCCCCGGTGTGCGCATTGACACGGCGGCTTATCCGGGGTGGTTCGTGCCGCCGCATTACGATTCGCTGATCGCCAAGTTGATCGTCCACCACCGCACGCGCGACATGGCCATCGCGCGAATGCGCCGGGCGCTGGAAGCCTTCATCGTCGAAGGGATCGAAACCAGTATCCCCCTCGACCAGCGGATTCTCGCCGACG